The following nucleotide sequence is from Tiliqua scincoides isolate rTilSci1 chromosome 15, rTilSci1.hap2, whole genome shotgun sequence.
TCTCTGCGCATCCATGGATGCAGCATCTCTTCTGAGCCAGTTCTTGGGCCCTGTTTGCAGATGgtgaggtttggggcagggaaggtCACACAATGTGCTGGGGGTCTGTGGCTGCTGATCCCTTCATTGGTGGTCTCACTGCCTACTCACTTGAGCTGGGAAGGGTCACTGCATTACAGAGGAATGTTTCTTGACAAACCTGCCACAGATGCTCAATAGCCCCAGCTCTGTTCTCCACGGAGGTCTCTCCATCAGTATCTAGGTAGGCAGCAGGCCTGATTTGGGAAGGCCATGAAAAGGAAGAGCTCAGAGATGTGTCCTGATTTGCGAAAAGGCCACTTCTTTTTCTTGTGGCTTCCCCAAAGACACTTGGGTGCCTGGAATCTTCCACAGAGAGCTCCTTGATTGCTGGCCTCTTCTTCTTGGTTCTCATCTTGTCGCAGTCTGATCTGTCAGGCAAAAGTCCTGCAGAACATAAAACCAGAAAGTGGCTTCCACAGCATGATGCCCCACCCACTCAAAGACAGTTTCCTTGCTCCATGAACTTGCAACCACAAGAACGTTCAAACAGCGCCCAGGCTCAGGTCAACCAGTGAGCCTATCAGGCAACAACCACATACTTCCCTCAGAATTCTCCTGTGACCCCATATCAGCAGCTTTTTCACTAAGATCATCTGGCGAAGCCCTGCTTTGGATTGCTTTGCTTTTTGAGACCAGATTGGCATCATTTAGTAGCAGATCCTCTCTCTTCTGTGTGAGACCTACCCTTGTCTGCTCTGTATAGCATAATTTAGGAAACATAAAATCTGTTAGTGGCCATATTAGTGTATTAAAAGAAAAACCCACAACCCACAGTGGGGCCGTGTCTTTACTAGGATCAAACAGGAGCAGAATATCAGATAGCAGGCTTACAAGCTCGATCAGAGTCTTCAATAGGCTATACAGGAAGCAAAAGAAGGGGAGAATGATGAAGAATCCTATAGGACTGAAACACCTGCTGTTCTGCTTGGTCCTAATACATTTTGGATTGGAGAGCTAGGAAACAGTTTAAATCTAGATGTTCTTTTCCATTCAGGCTTTGGGAGTTTGAGGGACTCATTTGCTTTCTGCTGCCATTTCCATGGCTGTTGTCGCTTTAAATCTTTTCTTGCTCTTCTGTGGTGTTTGTATGATGTTAGGATCATTGGCCACTTTGGGAACTAATAAATCCAAACATTAGCTAAGATTTAACAAATGGGGACCACCAACCAGCATTGTCCTGTGTTTAACCAAATAATTCTTTAAATTACAttgtaacccagtggttcccaaacgtttttgtcAGGTGACTCCCTTTACCTACtcggccattggctgcagctccccgtTAGGGCTACATTATAAAGGGCGGTGGGTTTTTCCACAAGCCAcagctaacagtttgagaactactgattgtAACCCAATAGTGCCCCCTGCTGAAAACCGAAGTAATAGTCACATGATGCATCTTGGCCTATGCTGAGCTGCCCCCTGAAGGATGAATGCCCTGGCCCCTGTCAAGCATATTCTGCTTCCAAGATTCGTAGAGGCACACAACCAACCCCAGTCCTTGGCCTTCACCATGCCTTGGGATCCAATGTAAGGAACGATCTGCTGTTGGGGTGTTTGCAGGATTAATTGTGAGCCCAGAGAATCCAGATCAAGCTGTGTGGAATTCAGAAAGGGTGAGGAAGCAGGCAGTTAATACCTGTCTTTGCTCCTCTCTATGTCCAAAGGAACCTGAAGACATTTTATTCTTCAGCATTGCAAATACCAGCTGGGTGTTGAGTGTTGTGTACATGAAATTAGGATGGATTTCATCTCTTGGGGAAAAACTGCAAATCACTCGGGACAATGTTGGAGAGGCACTGAGGCTTGGAGGCTAAAGGGCTTGCCCACAGGAACTGTAGAGCTAAAAGGAAGCTCCCTCTGCAGTGGGCAGGAGGACTACAGACCTCTGGGAGACTGCTCTCCTCCATCCCAGGACTAATACCCCTGCAAAGggaacaccatcctggctccctgCTCCCATCTTTGACCAGAAGAAGCTCTCACTTGCCAGGTGAGCCTTCCTCTCACTGTCAGGTGCTTGGGGACTGCAGACCTGAAGTATGCTTTGCCATCAGCCTGAGGGCAGTACAGTAGTCTGATAGTTCTGTGAATGCACATTAAGTTATCATCATATTCAACCGATAGCAAGCTACTGGAAGGAGCTTTGGCTCAAAAGGTGGGGTGTGAATATTCCAAATAAGGCCTCACAAGAAAAAATGTGACAGAGGAGGCAAATTGCTGGAGACTCAGCtccttattattaattattattaagcatatttatataccactattCAACAAAATGATAGTTCACAAAGCTGTCTACATAGCTAAAGAAATAGTTACCTGTCcacaaagggcttacaatctaaaaaaatctCATCCCTATAACATttccagatctctctctctctctctctctctctctctctctcacacacacacacacacacacacacacacacacacacacaccttctctACAGCTGTCTTTGTTTCCTTGGCCCAAATCTGCAGAACTGATAAAGGAGCATGATGGCTTCTGGTCAACAGGGCTTAAGGCACAGTTTGTGCTTAGCTGCTCTGCCTCATCCTTTTTAGGCAATGGCTACAGAAAAGAAAGAGACCCAAATTACATCAGATCTTCAATAGTGTTAAAACTCATCAGAcctaggccagcatttctcaaccaggagtacttgtaccactggtggtacttgaggtggtacccAGTGGCACTTGTGggacccccccagacccctgccacctggtattgagaccagcaacacaatgtaacaaacagtggtaggaggttcggCAGACAGAGctgcagtgtgtgctttttgcacactcaaaaaagccctcccatcctccctgagcctcttgccagtgtttggcctctcaatctggaagtaactggcgatgacatcattgtcagttacttctggtggtacttccaataggtacaaagtggtacagcaggggacaaacattgagaaatgctggtctagccTATTGTTGCTGGTCTAGACTAACAGTAACAATTAACAGAAACAATTTTACAATTGGTTTCTTGTAAAAGCCTTTAGTTAGGCCTGACCTGACAAAGATTTCAGAGAGTAACAAGGCTGCATCTCATCTATCTCCACAACAATCCCTTGAAGCCAGTCAGGACTTTACCATATCTCTTTGGTGGGAGGAGAATATGAGGCTGAACACATTAACTGGCCAAGATCACCCCATAAGCCCAAGACTGAGCTGGGACTGAGTCTGGTCTCCCAGACCACAAGGGCACCACACATCAACACAGCTAAAGACATTTGACTATAGAATGGGCTGTGTGGAGCTCTGAGGATATCATTAGGATAAATAAATTCAGGGGGGAAATATGGACTTTCCAACTCAGATCGCTAAGCAGAAGGCAGATGAAGGTGACACAAGGACCCTAGGGCAGGCGCCAAGAGTGCTTAGGGAGAGAGAGACTCTTAcctttctgatgtcacacacactGCTGGCTCTCCATCGCTTGAGAGCGACTTTGCTGATGGTCTCCTTGACTGTTACCTGGAGCTCCTGGGTATCAGCAACCTACAGACAAATTGTACGTATTATGCCCTAGCAAAGGCAGACATGGGCCTTTGCCCCCCCTTTCATACCCTTTCAGTGAGAAAACTGAACATGTGGGAGGACACTGAAGGTGACCACTGCAAGAAAAGGAGTCCTTTGGAAGCTTGCCTCATTCAGTTTGCTCCTGTGCCTCTAATGAGCGACTGGGCCTCATCTGACTGGTCGTCCCCCCTTCCCACCAGTATAGTTTTGCATTCTGAGTGTTGTAGCACCTATCTCTAGCGCTAGTTCACTAGTTCGTGAGCTAGTTCAAGAAATTGGTTTAGAAAACCTTGCTACACTTATACTAATACCTTCATTTATAGGCCACCAACCCAGTGCCTCAAATATGACAATATCTGTAATGAAAAATCACCTGTAAACTCTGGAGGCACCTCCCTCTGAATTCGCTGTTGGTACTGCTGGAAACTATGCTGGAAATGGCATCTACCATGATGGGCAAAGAGTGTGCCAGTTTCTCCTGTTCCTGTGAAGATCCAAGAGCATTTCCTGGTATCTGGATGCCTCACAAGGCAAaatcccacccccactgcttctTACGGACACTTCTTATGTGATGCAGGACCAGGCATCACATAAATCTCCAGAGCAGAACTTAATTTGAATTGTTGCTCTCCTGACCCTAACAATTCAGATCTCACCTGTGCCTCTCTGCTGTGCTGCTCCAGGATCTGATTGACCACTGTGTGGATGGCGCCTTTCACAGCCTGCTCGCTGCACTGGAGAATAGGGTAGAGATTGGCCAGAATCATTCGCTGGTCCCCTGCACAACACAAGGAGTGGATATGCCAAAAGGTTAAATCCAGGAAAAGAGCAGGGAGTCCAAAATTATTAAGCTGCAAAGACCAAATGGAAGAGTGAGGGCAAGAGATGTGTGTCAAAACCCACTGCAAGATATATCTTAATAAAATAGAGCACTTGCAGTTTTGCCTTATCTATAGGATAAATGGCAGAAAGTAGGTAAGGTGAAGGAACTGCTTCAGAGAATAGGGTTACCGGGGCACATGGCAGGAGCCCCCCCCTCCGATCCTGGCTGAACCACTCCATCTCTTCATTGGCTGAGGCAGGGCTCACCACAACTTGAAAAACTTGAGTCACTGTAACAACACAGGCCACAGCATCCAGTGAGATTCTTCTGGGAACCCTCCAAGGCCCCCGGGGGAAGAAATGTCTACAAGGGCATTtccttgttcctcccccttccaagGCCAATATGGCCAGATGctcctagaacagcatttctcaacctttgttccccactgtaccacttctaatggtccatctattggaagtaccactggaagtaactggcgaagATGATATTGCCAGttccttccagattgggaggtcagacacaaagtgacaaacaccagtaaagagGCTCAGGGCATACAGGacggctttttcaagcatgcaaaaagtgcactcTGAAGctctgccaagccaagcctcctactccTGCTTGccacattgcactgctggtctcgctgccaggtggtagGGTTTTGGGGGTCTCACAAGTACCACTGGACTCCACCTCAACTACCACCAGTGAgactagtaccactggttgagaaacactgtcatagaAGGCATGACCTCTGTCCTATTGGCCTGTGGGCCTAAGTGCCTGGACCCTTTCTCCTCCCTCACCACCCCATCCCAGTGGCCAGGAGATGTTCCTGGGCAGTAGGACCTCTGTCACTTGGGAGTATTGTCCCTTGCCAGATCAGAAAGGGGAGGAACTTCCCTGTCCCACTACTGTGAAGCCTGTCAATGCACAGAGGCCCCAGGCTTGTTGGTACTCCAAAGTTCAGCACTCCCTGGTGCATgatctggaacaggggtgcccaaaccctggcccaggggccatttgaagccctcgaggattcccaatccagcccacagggagtccccagtctccaatgagcctggctctctggagacttgctggagtccatgatggcccgacacaactgctctcagcatgagggtgaatgttcgacctctcacctgagctgtggaatgaggactccctccactacttgctgtttcacatctgtgatatagccgtggcagtgaaggaaaggctggccttgagttactgcaagaccttcattcattcatataagttccatctctaatatactcatttatgtaaatttaagtatatttattcaaattggaaatgtaaattaattctttttttcctggcccccaatacatggtcagagagatgatgtggccctcctgccaaaatgtttggacatccctgatctgGGATATGTGATAGGGACCAACCTCAGTCTGTTGCAACCTGAAAGCaggaaaaacttttaaaaagagagaaaaacacaACAAGAGAATGTCTTGTTCCTCTCTCAACTCAGTTAATTCCCCGAAGCAGAGACATTCAAGTGGGAGAAGTATGGGCCcagtcctgaccaactttccagcactggtgcaactgaaatgcaaccccaaggtaaggaattgaatattcccataccttgaggtggtctcTGCTTCCCCActttaggatgcagtgcacaccccattggtgtgCTAAACCAGgcttggaaaactggataggattgggccctatgtctccCTGTTCATTCTTTTTGAAGACCTTTAAACATTACACAAAAAGGACACTTAGAACAAAAATAAATTGTAGATAACCTGTGTAATGACACAAAATAGGTGCCTCCAAGCAGGACCTACAACCCTTCACAGACAGTTATCTCTTCTACAGCAGAAACATGTTCAGAGCTCACGGCACTGCCAACTCACACGACCTTTTGGGCTCAGGCTCCCTGGGCTCTGAATGCACAAATACCTGTTTTCGTTTTAACAAAAGACTTCTATATGCCCTGCGCGGCCCCAGCATGTGTACTAAAAATCACATGCACATAGAGTTTGTGCTCTACATTAAATATGGCCCTCAGCCTTGATGAAAATTGAATATAACAATTTATAATaatgtacagagagagagagagaaactgtacAGAAACTGTAGCCTGGCTGGTCCTGAAATGGATCAGAGTAGCCAAGGAAGAGAAAAAGCAGCAACGTCTGTTCCTGAGCATCTGGGTTGTGTTTGTGGCTGGCGTGAAGCCTGTATCTGGCATCAGGTTTTGCTGTACCTGGGAAATAGAAGACACCACATGGCATTTCGTTTAGATAACAAAAGACAGGGATGAGCTAAGAAACTGGGTGATATTTTGTCAGAGGTGTTTCTTTCCATCAAATAAACTGTCTGATGGAGAATGAAGTCCCcactcatgcacacacacctaTTTTTTTACATATTATATAAAACTAATTGTTCTTATTTattctcatgcacacacacctaTTTTTTTACATTATATAAGactaattgtttttatttatataccaccaaaTAATCCAACTACTATAAAAACACACAATATCTGACAGCAGCACAAAATACGACAATGAAAACAAACCACTCAGTCAACAATTAAAAACCTGTCTAAGTAACAAGGTTTTCACAAGCCTTCAACAGAGAGGACACACTGTGTGCTTCCaggagcaaggagttccatagtctAGGAATCACCATGGAAACAACTACTTGTCCTAGTCACCACCAGGTTTACTTCCAACAAACCTGGACCTGGAGCACCAACCCAGCTGAAGACCTTAAAGTTCGGGTTGCTTCATACAGAAGAAAGCAGCCCATAAGATACCATGGCCCCAAGCCATTTACAGCTTTAACTTAAACCAAAAATTTAGAAAATGCCCATGCTATACATCAGGGCAGATCTGAAGATGCCTTTGTAAGTTTTCACAAAATAACCAAGATTGAGAGACAGTTCCACCAATGCACTTATTTCAGGGTGCCTATTTGGATAGTGCAAGCACAGAATTCATTTGCTTAAATCGGTAGCCCACTCTAGGCAAATTGCTAAGGATAAGTAGCAGTATTGCAtagcaataaaaaaaatggattcTTACCCTAAAGGACCCTGGACAGGCATTCCACCACACTGactcattaacagcacaatcctatacatgtttactcataagaaatccccactgtattcaatggggtttatacAATTGTAGCTTAACACTGCATACATAGCAGATAAGGGAACATAGCAGATGTGCAACTGGGTAATTTTTTGTTATACACTCAGCAATATATTTAAATTGGACCTACTGATCTAGCAGCTGGGATGCTTTCTGATGTTTTGTGACTATAAGCTAGTGTGACACAGTAGGTGCAATGAggggtcaatcctatccaattctccagcactgatgcagttgtgccaacagggcgtgtgccgcatcctgcattgAAGGGGCAGTAAAGAGACAATCTCAAGGTAATATCTTCCATACAGTTACAGAGACAAtctcttccatacaatccaaACAGTCCTCTAAGGTCATCAGTGGGGTCCTTTCTGACTGTGCAGCCACtagcggaggtgagggggatggcagcaagaaagagggccttctcggtggtggctccccatttgtggaactccctgcgcctggaattgagaacagctccctctttagagtccttttggcgggggcttaagacctttttatttagggaggccttttgctgacaccagggggcatggcactttttattttatgtttttaatttgttcttaattgtgagctgccttgagtgttcttaattgaatagaaaggcgggatataaatctccaaaataaaatgaatgaatgaatgaatgaatgaatgaatgaatgaatgaatgaatgtttgttcccttgtctttggactgcactgcagctgcatcagcactggaaagttgaataggatttggacCTGAGATGGGTTTGCAGGGCTAGTCCAAGAGCTCCCAAAACCTGAGGCAGCACGCCAAATTCTTCGCCTCTCTCCCGGCAAGATGGGAGCCATCGCCTTTCCTCCTACGACCTGGATTTGAAAGCaacagactggaaaaggaagtgtagaggagaggacaATGGTTAGCAAAAGAGTTGGAGTCATTCTAGCCCACCCATCTCCTTTTCCTGTCCTGTTCTTTTCAAATGCAGGGTGTAGGAGGAGCCACAAAGGAGGGTTTGAGGAGGTGGGTAGGTTCCCCCACCACAAATCCACTACATGATGTGACCATTTCAGCCTCATGGATTGGCCAGCAATATGGGTTTGGGTGCAGGTAACCTGGCTTCAAATTCCTTTTTTGGTGAACCACTTACACTTTCAGTTATACTTAACTTACAGAGTCCTCATCGTGATAAGTGAGAAAAGAATAGGACAGCCCTTTGTATTCAGAGAAGATATGATACATAAATCTTTCTGCTTCCAGCTACTCAGGAGACAGTCCCGGAAAAGTGCACAGATAACTCATCCTAATGTAGCTTTTCCACTTGCATACAGGGCAGCTCAAAGAAAGTCACCATGTGGTTGACAGGTGTCATATCACATTTACCTTCTTCCCAATATGGATCAGAATTCAGTGTTGCCTGGTACCCATATCTCTCCCACAATGCTAAATGTGAAGGATCTTCAAAAAAAGAACATGATGCCTCCTTCGTGGGGAACACTATGGGCAGGCCTGCTGGGTCATAGACAAATATATATATTGCTGGCTAAGGAGAAGATCACTTGAAGGCAAACAGAACAGAAAGGCCAAGCAGCCTGGTGGAAACAGGGAGAAGGGGCAAGATTGATTCCTGAACCAGTATTTCATTTGCTGGCATGTAtggatgttgttgttgttcagttgtgaagctgggaggaagctgtgccCACACTGTGGCTGACAAATCTGCTGTGAGCTCACATTTTATGCCAGGCTTCTTTCAGAAATTCAGACTTACAGTGACTATACACCATGATGGCTGTTAAACAGATGGGCTATAAACTTTATTCTTGTTCTTTAAACTCTGAGTAAAATGTGTGAGCCCCAGTTCAGCTCATCCCAGGCTCTCTCCTGGTCACAGCAAAGGATACAGAGGCAGCTGCAATCCTCGTTGGCTGGTTAGGGAACAGTTTCTGGCAGGGACACAGGGACGCGACGGGCGTGAGTCTCAGTTGTCCACTGAAGCCTCTTTCAGCAACTTTGTCCGGTATGAAGAGATTTACTGGGTCACCAGTC
It contains:
- the TOP6BL gene encoding type 2 DNA topoisomerase 6 subunit B-like, whose protein sequence is MGLQAPLLCEILEYLIVRLQYGKEEQLEGFTALRGTLVVSVYIEELVQLVNQSHCTTVIAAKGDFCHELLSDQTRREMESLLPFCQRKTLSGRVCPHESLHAVPFQISFKLHEKSDVLREDCLAMKQFIHRLSLVHPMITFHYCVKAKGSIAAKTYSTEKRDSTCLPDGTKLLNDGSHFVRKAVWSCDKIHPVTGDPVNLFIPDKVAERGFSGQLRLTPVASLCPCQKLFPNQPTRIPAIYIFVYDPAGLPIVFPTKEASCSFFEDPSHLALWERYGYQATLNSDPYWEEGTAKPDARYRLHASHKHNPDAQEQTLLLFLFLGYSDPFQDQPGYSFWDQRMILANLYPILQCSEQAVKGAIHTVVNQILEQHSREAQEQEKLAHSLPIMVDAISSIVSSSTNSEFRGRCLQSLQVADTQELQVTVKETISKVALKRWRASSVCDIRKDDDFWNQEVSNLSQWTS